The Streptomyces sp. GSL17-111 region GCGCGCTGAGGGACGGCGGCGCGCGGGCCGTGACGGCGCCGTCGGGCGGAGCCGGGGCGGGCCCGGCGGTCGCGGCGGCGTCGGCCCGGCCGGGTGGGGGCAGCGGGAGCGGCGGCGCCGAGGCGGTGCCGGCCGCCGCGCAGGTGCCGTCGGCGTGCTGGACGTGCCGGGCGGGTCCGCCGGCCCGATGGTGGCAGGCCTCCACCGGGGCGGCGCTCGTCCGGCGCGGGTCGGCGGCGCGATCCCCGGGACCGGGCGCGGCGGCGTGACGCGTCACGTCCTCGTGCGACCCCGTGCCCTCGGCGTCCGCCGGGTGCTCGGCGTGCGCCGGGTGTTCCGCCGGGGCGGAGACGGGCGGCGCCGTGTTCAGTCCGTGCATCCCCAGGAGCCCCGCGAGGAGGGCCAGCACCAGCAGCGCCCGCACCCGTGAGGGGGAGGGCGACACCGAAGGTCCGCTGCCGTGCACCCGGCCATCGTAGGGAGCCGGGCGGCGCGGACTCCGCAGGGGCCGCCCCGGCCGGGTGCCGTGTCGGCGGGGCCGGTGCGGGCCCGGCCCTGTGACCGTGCCCTCATCTCCGCCATGGCACGGTCACCGCGTGCCACAGTGCCTCTGTGACTGATGCCAAACCGGCGGAGATCGCCCTCGGCGGGGTGCCCGTGCACCAGTACCTCGCGGCGCGGGCCCAGGAACTCGCCGCACAGGTCGTGGACGAGCTCGCCGCGCAGTTGCCGGCCTACGCGTCGCTGCCACCGGAGGAGCTGCGCAACGAGATCCTGCGCGTGGCGCACCAGTGCGTCCAGGGGTTCGTGGACGTGCTGCGCACCGGGCGTCTGCCGGACCCCGAGCAGCTCGACCGGATCCGCGAGTCGGCGGTGCGCCGCGCCGAGGAGGGGCTGCACATGGACTCCGTGATCAGCGCCTACCACCTCGGTGCGCAGGTCTGCCTGGACGCGGTGGCGCCGAAGGCGGGACCGCAGGACGTCCAAGCGGTCCTCGCGCTCAACCGGTTGCTCATGCAGTACCTCCAGCGGGTGACGGCGGCCGGGGTGGGCGGGTACGTGCAGGAGCGGCAGGCGGCCTCCGGCGTGGAGCACTCGGCGCGGCAGGCACTGCTGGACGCGCTGCTCGGCGGCGACTCCGCGCAGGACGCCGCCGACCGGGCCGGCGTCCGGCTGCCCGCCCGCTACCTGGTCCTGAGCCTGGCGGTGGGCGGCCACCGGGACGAGCGGGCACCCGGCGTGGATCCGGTCGTCGCGGGCCGCCGCAAGGTGCGCCGGCTGCGGGTGGAGCTGGAGCGGCACGTGCGCGGGGTGGCGCTGTCGGCCCTGTCGGCGGACGGTGGCCTGGCCCTGCTGCCCTGGGAACGTGAACCGGCCGGTGAGCCGGGCGAGACGGCTCCCGGCGACGTCCCGGAGACCGCCGGAGCGTGGGCGGCCGGGGTGCTCGGCCACATGGCGCGGGTGTCGGGCGCGACGATCACGGCGGGTCTCGTCGTGGCGGCCCCGGACCACGTCCGGGAGGGGGCGCGGCTGGCCGGGGACGTCCGGAAGGTCGCGCAGGCGTCGGGACGTCCGCCGGGGCTGTACCGGCTGGCCGACGTGCTGCTGGAGTACCAGCTGACGCGGCCGGGGCCGGCCCGGGCGCAGCTGTCCGCCCTGCTGGCCCCCCTGGTCGGCAGGCCGGAGCTCCTGGAGACGTTGCGGACGTACCTGGCGGGCGGCATGGACCGGCGCGGCACGGCCGAGCGGCTGGGCGTCCACCCGAACACCCTCGACTACCGGCTGCGGCGCGTCACGGCGCTGACGGGGCTGGACGCCACCCGCCCCGGGGACCTGGCCCGGGTGCAGGCGGCGCTGGCGGCCTACGACGCCGACCGGTACCGCTGACCGGCACCTCTGGCCGGCCGCGCCACCGCCTCTCCCGCACGCGCGTTGTGACGCGTCATGAACCCGCGTGGAAAGTCCGCCCGACGGCGTGAACCGGGCGCGTCAGCCGGGCTTCTCGTCCAGGGACTCGGTCAGCACGCGCAGGGTCTCGGCCAGGGCCTCCCGCTGGTCCGGGCCGAGCGCCGAGAGCAGCCGCCGCTGGGTGGCGACGTGGTCCGGCAGGACCCGGTCGATGAGCTCCCGCCCCGCGTCGGTGAGGGCGACGACGACGCTGCGGCCGTCCGACGCGCTGCGGGCGCGGGCCACCAGGCCTCGTCCCTCCAGCCGGTCGAGCCGCTGGGTGATGGCACCCGACGTCACCATGCCGGACCGCATCAGCTCGGCCGGTGTCAGCCGGTGCGGCGGGTCACTGCGCCGCAGGGTGGCGAGGACGTCGAAGGACGCGCCGTCCAGGCCGTGTTCGGCGAACGTCCGCCGCATCTCGGCGCCGAACAGCTGCGACAGCCGCGACAGCCGTCCGACGACGGCCATCGACGAGACGTCCAGGTCCGGCCGCTGGGCCCGCCACTGCGCGAGCACCCGGTCCACGTGATCGGTCACCACGCCAGCGTATGCCCCGGTCATCGGCCCTCCGCTTCCCCATGGACGCGTCCATGGACTCGAGTCTCCGCCCGTCCGGAGAGGCGTTCCGGGCCTCCCCGTGGACATTTATCTTAGCACTAAGCTACATTAGCTTAATGCTAAGCAATCGACTGGCGCTCCTGCTCGTGACGGCCCTCGCACCCGCCCTGTGGGGCAGCACCTACCTCGTGACCACCGAGCTGCTACCCCCGGACCGCCCCCTCCTCGCCGCCGTCCTGCGCGCACTGCCCGCCGGTCTGCTGCTCGTCGCCCTCACCCGGCGCCTCCCGCGGGGATCCTGGTGGTGGCGGGCCCTCGTCCTGGGCTCGCTCAACATCGGCGTCTTCTTCGCCCTGCTCTTCATCGCCGCCTACCGGCTCCCCGGCGGCGTCGCGGCGACGGTGGGCGCCGTGCAGCCGCTCATCGCCGCCGGGCTCGCGGCCGGACTGCTCGGGGAGCGGCTCTCGCCGCGCGTCCTCCTCGCGGGCCTGGCCGGGGTCGCGGGCGTGAGCCTGCTCGTCCTGCGCGCCGACGCCCGGCTCGACCCGCTCGGCGTCGCGGCCGCCCTCGGGGGCGCGGCGGTCATGGCCCTCGGCGTCGCCCTCAGCAAGAAGTGGACCTCCCCCGCGCCCCTGCTGGCCGTCACCGGCTGGCAGCTCGTCGCGGGCGGCGTCGTCCTGCTGCCGCTCGCCCTCCTCGTGGAGGGCCCGCCCCCGGCCACGCTGACCGGGGAGAACCTGGCCGGATACGCCTACCTCGCGATCATCGGCTCCGCACTGGCCTACGCGCTGTGGTTCCGGGGTATTCGTGCCCTGTCGACCACCAACGTCACCTTCCTCGGACTGCTCAGCCCGCTCGTCGCGACGACGCTCGGCTGGGCCGTGCTCGACCAGCGGCTCACCGCGCCGCAGGTGCTCGGCGGGCTGGTCGTCCTCGCGGCGCTCGTCGCCGCCCAGGCCCGGCCCCGGCGCCGGGGCGGGGAGCGTGTGGTCGCGACGTCGGTGCGGCCGCCCGCGTCCCCGGACGAGCGGGCCGACCGGGCCCGGCGGGCCACGCTGACCCGCTGACCCGCTGACGGCCGCGCCACCGCACCATCCGCACCATCCGTGCCACCCGCACCACCCGCACCACCCGAGACGTCCGTCATCGACAGAAAGAGCTGACCACCATGCGCATCACCGTGTTCGGAGCCGCCGGAGGCGTGGGAAGCCGGGTCGTCGCCGAGGCCGTGTCCCGGGGCCACGACGTCACCGCCGTCGTCCGCGACACCACCCGCTTCCCCTCCCTGCACCCGGGCGCCATCCACCGGACGGGCGACGCCGCCCGGCCCGAGGACGTCGCGGCGCTCGCGGCCGACCAGGACGTCGTCATCACCGCGACGCGTCCCGCCCCCGGCCAGGAGCACGAACTCCCCCGCACCACGGCCGCGTTGATGTCCGCCCTCGCAGAGGTGCCCGGTCCGTCGGGGACGGGCGTGCGGCTCCTCGTGGTCGGCGGCGCCGGCGGGCTGACCGTGCCCGGGACGGGCGGCACCGTCCTCGACCAGCCCGACTTCCCGCCCTTCCTCGTCCCCATCGCACGGGCCTGCAACGAGCAGCTCGCCGTCTGCCGCGCCGAGACCCGCGTCGACTGGACCTACCTGAGCCCGGCCTCCCTGCTGGAGCCCGGTGAGCGGACGGGCCGCTACCGGCTGGGCACCGACGAGCTCCTCATCGACGCCGACGGCCACTCCAGGATCTCCATGGAGGACCTGGCCGTGGCGCTGCTGGACGAGGCCGAGAACCCCCGGCACCGGCGGGTCCGGTTCACCGCCGCCTACTGAGCCCGCCGCAGGCCGGGCCCACCGCGGGGCCGGACGCCCGCGCTTGCCCTCCCCGGTACCGGACGCCTATGGTTTGGGCAGTCGCCCAATGCGATTGCCCAAGAAGCTGTCCAGGGCGTCCGGAACCAGGAGCCGGGAGCGGGAATGAACGCGTCACCATCCGCCCGGCGCGGCCGTGAGGTGCGGGAGCGCCTGCGGACGGCCGCCGCCGAACTCATCGCGGAACGCGGCTGGAACGCCGTCAGCACCCGCCTCCTGGCCGACCGGGCCGGCGTGGGGCCCGGTCTCGTCCACTACCACTTCCCCTCCCTCCAGGCGCTGCTGTCCGAAGCGGCGCTCGGGACCGTCCGCGCGCTGGCCGATGAGCTGGGGGCCCTCCTCGACCGCGCGGACGGACTCGACGACGGCCTGACGGCCCTCCTCGCCGCGCTGGACCACTACGACGGCCGGGACGCCACGTCCCTGCTGTTCAGCGAGGTGTACCTGGCCGCCGCCCGCGACGCGGAGCTGGGCGCCTCCCTCGCCGACGTCCTCGCCGCCACCCGGAGCCGCATCGCCCGCTGGCTGGCCGCACACGACGCCCCCACGCCCGAGGACACCGCCGCCGTCCTCACCGCCGCACTCGACGGCGTCATGCTGCACCGGCCGCTCGACGCGCACCTGACCTCCGCGCACGTCGCCCCGGTGCTCCGGCGCGCCCTGCACCCCCGAACCCCACCCGCCGGCCGGACCGGCGAAAGGAACGGCCAGACATGAAGGCGGTCACATGAAGGCAGTCATCTGCGGCGCCGGGATCTCCGGACTCGCCCTCGCGGGGCGGCTGGAGCGGCACGGCTGGGACGTCGTCGTCCTGGAGAAGGCGCCCGGTCCACGCAGCCAGGGCTACATGATCGACTTCTTCGGTCCCGGCTACGACGCCGCCGACGCGATGGGCGTCCTGCCCCGCATCCGCGAGCTCGGATACCGCGTCCGGGAGGCCGCCTACTTCGACGAGACCGGCCGCCGCCGCGCCGGGCTCGACTACCGGCGCTTCGCCGACGCCCTCGGCGGACGGCTGCTCAGCATCATGCGGCCCGACCTGGAGACGGCCCTGCGCGAGCACCTCTCCCCCGCCGTCGACCTCCGCCACGGCACCGGCCCCGCAAGCGTCGACGCCCACCCCGACGGCGTCCACCTCACCCTCACCGACGGGACGGCGCTCAACGCGGACCTCCTCGTCGGCGCGGACGGCGTCCACTCCACCGTCCGCCGCCTGGTCTTCGGCGAAGAGGACCGCTACCTGCGCCACCTGGGCTTCCACACCGCCGCGTTCCTCTTCACCGACCCGGAGCTGCGGGCCCGGGTCCGCGACCGCTTCGCGCTCACCGACACCACCGGACGTCAGATGGGCTTCTACTCCCTGCGTGACGGCCGCACCGCCGCCTTCGCCGTCCACCGCACCGACTCCACCGGCACCGACGCCCTCCCCGACGACCCGCGCGCCGCCCTCCGTCGCGCCTACGGCACCCTCGGCTGGTGGGCGCCGCGCGCCCTCGACCGCTGTCCGCCGGGCGACGAGGTGTACTACGACCAGGTGGCCCAGATCGAGATGGACCGCTGGACGCACGGCCGCGTCACCCTCGTCGGCGACGCCTGCGGCGCCGTCTCCCTCCTCGCCGGCCAGGGCGCCTCCCTCGGCATCGCGGGCGCGTACCTCCTCGCGGAGGAGCTGGGCCGCACCCCCTCCCTCGCCGACGCGCTGGCCCGCTACGAGCGGACCTGGCGTCCCGTGGTGACGGAGAGGCAGCGCGTCGCCCGCACGGCCGCCCGCTGGTTCCTCCCCGAGTCCGCCTGGCGACTCCGCGTCCGACGCCTCCTCCTGCACGCCTCCTCCCTGCCCGGCGCCGACCGCGTCCTCTCCACCGCCCTCGTCGGCAAACCCACCCCCCTCCCCACTCCTCGGTAGACGGCTTCAGGCCTCGCGGGCCCCTGCGGCGGCCCGCCGTCCCGGACGGCGCTCCAGCGGCACGACCACCGAGCTCCAGAAGCGGTCCACCGAGTCGTACACACTGCGGATGAAGCCTGTCTCGGCATGACCGCGTGAGCTGCCCATCCCCTTGAAGAGAGACAGCTTGAAGCCCGTGATCCGGACGTCGGACTCCTGGGGCAGAAGGTCACCGGGCTCGGGTCGCAGCCGCTCGAGCGTTCCCCGCGGACCGTTCGGCCGGCCTTCGAGGAGAGTCTCGACGTGCAGGTCGGCCGGGGCGTCGGAGAGTTGGCGGACGAGGCGCTTCGCCCAGGTGAGGGGGTAGCCGCTCTCGGCGGGGGGAATCTCCATGGACGTACGCAACTTTCCGGTGCGCAGGTCCGCGACGATGGCCAAGGTCCCCGGAGCACCCTCCACCCGTACCTCGGCCTCCAGGCGACCGTCCGCGCACAGCCGGTCCGCGAGGGCGGCGCGACGGGCCCCCGCGTCGCTGTTGCGGCGGACGCGCTGAACGGGCAGCGCCCGCTGTCCCAGCTCTCCGCCCAGCCGCAGGCACACCTGGCGGATGAGCCGCTCCCAGCTCTCGACGACCTCGACGGCCCGCTGGTCGCCCTGGCACAGCGTCTCCGTGTCGATGCCGTTGCGCACCGGCACCCAGGCCGGTCCCATGTTCTGGAACCCGTGGCAGCCGGAGTTGTCGTGCTGCAGGTAGTGCAGCAGCTCCTGCAGCAGCCAGGCGTGAGCGGCGTTGCCCACGCCCTCGTGCCGAATCAACATCTGGGCCTGGTGCGTCACCTCAGCCCAGGAGAGGTGCCAGAGCGTGACCCGGTGCTTCCGCCTGCGGTCGATCTTGACGTCCACCAGCGGGCCGCCGTCGAGAGCGACATCGTTGGACAGCGTGATCACGGCTTCGTAGCCCCTGCGGGCGGCCACGTCCACGTAGTCCTGCACCTGCTCCGCCTTCAGCGGGCTCCCGTTCGTCTTCGTCTCGACAAGCGCCGTCCACAGCCGTCCCGCCCGTTCCACCCGGATGACGCCGTCCGGACGCTTCGGCGTGTCGCCGTGCGGCAGCGATACTTCGGTGAAGGTCTCCATGCGGCCCGCCGGGGCTCCGAAGCCCGCCGTGAGCCGACGGCCGAACTCGGGCACCTGCGTCATCACCGACAGCAGGACGGAGGTGGCGCGCATCTCACGCTCTCGGTCGTTCTTCAGGCTCGACACGGGAAACAGCCGCGCCTGCCGCCAAGCGTCGTTCTCGGCAAGAGACCTCTTGGCGACCTTGGGCAGCGTCACCTTCTTCTTCGCGGTACGCGGCCGCCGCCGCGCAGGGCGTTCCTCCACTTCTTCCGCCGCGACGGAAGCCGGTGCCGGTTCCGGCCGGCGTTGCGGGGGTACGGGCGCACCGCTTTCCACCGGGGCCCGAGCCGACACGCTCCCGGTGTCGACGACCTCTGGTTCCGCAGAGGGAACGTGTGTGCCGTCCGCCGGCTCGTCGTCGGTCTCTTCAGCCTCATCGACGTCGATACCGAAGTCGATGGCCAACCCCGCAAGGCCTGAGGCGTACCCCTGAGCGACCGCCCGGAACTTCCACTGGCCGTTGCGGCGGTAGAACTCGCCGAAGACGAACGCCCGCTCCACCCCGGCGTCGGGGATCGAGAATTCCAGTAGTGCCTCGCCCGAGGGGTCGGTGACGGTCAGCCGCAGGTCGCTCAGGTCCCCGAAGCACTCCTCGCCGTACCGGCTCGCCGCGATGGCGATGCGCTCCACGTCGTCGGGCATGGCCGTCAGGTCCAGACTGAGCCGGTCCTCGCTGCCGTCGTCCGTCGGCCGCTTCCCCAGAAGCTGCACGGACCCATCGGGGGCCGTGGGGTTGTTGTAGAAGTAGAAGTCGGCATCGCTGCGTACCTTGCCGTTCCCGTCCAAGAGCAGCACGGAAGCGTCCGCGTCGGCCTCTCCCGACTCGCTGCTCCAGCCGAGGTGGACGACCACGGCGTCGACGCTTTCGCTCAGCTCCTCCAGGCCGACGTTCGCGCCCTTGATCATTTCGCGCAATGTGCCCCCCAAGAATGCGGACTACCCCGGGGCACACCGGAGGCCCGTGTCGTTCACGATCGGATCACGCAGCCCGCACGCTGCGTGACGGAGAGCGTAGCGTCACCGATCAACGCTGCGTAAGGGTCGGGAAGCACTTCGCAGTCGCCGAGCAGGGCCCCGGGTGCGGGGGGTGGGGGTGCGGGGGGATGATCGGGGGATGGATGTGTCGCTTCGCCTCGCCCAGCAGCCGGACGCCGACGCGCTGCTGAGCCGCAGCCCGCTCGCCGCGCTCGTCGGCATGCTGCTCGACCAGCAGATCCCCATGGAGTGGGCGTTCAACGGCCCGTGGACGATCGCCCAGCGGCTGGGCGACGACGACCTCGACGCGCACCGGATCGCCGCGCAGGACCCGGAGACGTTCGCCGAGTTGCTCGCCGCCAAGCCCGCCGTGCACCGCTACCCGGCGTCGATGGCCGGGCGGGTGCAGAA contains the following coding sequences:
- a CDS encoding DUF6153 family protein: MHGSGPSVSPSPSRVRALLVLALLAGLLGMHGLNTAPPVSAPAEHPAHAEHPADAEGTGSHEDVTRHAAAPGPGDRAADPRRTSAAPVEACHHRAGGPARHVQHADGTCAAAGTASAPPLPLPPPGRADAAATAGPAPAPPDGAVTARAPPSLSALQLLRI
- a CDS encoding PucR family transcriptional regulator; translation: MTDAKPAEIALGGVPVHQYLAARAQELAAQVVDELAAQLPAYASLPPEELRNEILRVAHQCVQGFVDVLRTGRLPDPEQLDRIRESAVRRAEEGLHMDSVISAYHLGAQVCLDAVAPKAGPQDVQAVLALNRLLMQYLQRVTAAGVGGYVQERQAASGVEHSARQALLDALLGGDSAQDAADRAGVRLPARYLVLSLAVGGHRDERAPGVDPVVAGRRKVRRLRVELERHVRGVALSALSADGGLALLPWEREPAGEPGETAPGDVPETAGAWAAGVLGHMARVSGATITAGLVVAAPDHVREGARLAGDVRKVAQASGRPPGLYRLADVLLEYQLTRPGPARAQLSALLAPLVGRPELLETLRTYLAGGMDRRGTAERLGVHPNTLDYRLRRVTALTGLDATRPGDLARVQAALAAYDADRYR
- a CDS encoding MarR family winged helix-turn-helix transcriptional regulator, with the protein product MTDHVDRVLAQWRAQRPDLDVSSMAVVGRLSRLSQLFGAEMRRTFAEHGLDGASFDVLATLRRSDPPHRLTPAELMRSGMVTSGAITQRLDRLEGRGLVARARSASDGRSVVVALTDAGRELIDRVLPDHVATQRRLLSALGPDQREALAETLRVLTESLDEKPG
- a CDS encoding EamA family transporter, with the protein product MLSNRLALLLVTALAPALWGSTYLVTTELLPPDRPLLAAVLRALPAGLLLVALTRRLPRGSWWWRALVLGSLNIGVFFALLFIAAYRLPGGVAATVGAVQPLIAAGLAAGLLGERLSPRVLLAGLAGVAGVSLLVLRADARLDPLGVAAALGGAAVMALGVALSKKWTSPAPLLAVTGWQLVAGGVVLLPLALLVEGPPPATLTGENLAGYAYLAIIGSALAYALWFRGIRALSTTNVTFLGLLSPLVATTLGWAVLDQRLTAPQVLGGLVVLAALVAAQARPRRRGGERVVATSVRPPASPDERADRARRATLTR
- a CDS encoding NAD(P)-dependent oxidoreductase; the protein is MRITVFGAAGGVGSRVVAEAVSRGHDVTAVVRDTTRFPSLHPGAIHRTGDAARPEDVAALAADQDVVITATRPAPGQEHELPRTTAALMSALAEVPGPSGTGVRLLVVGGAGGLTVPGTGGTVLDQPDFPPFLVPIARACNEQLAVCRAETRVDWTYLSPASLLEPGERTGRYRLGTDELLIDADGHSRISMEDLAVALLDEAENPRHRRVRFTAAY
- a CDS encoding TetR/AcrR family transcriptional regulator — protein: MNASPSARRGREVRERLRTAAAELIAERGWNAVSTRLLADRAGVGPGLVHYHFPSLQALLSEAALGTVRALADELGALLDRADGLDDGLTALLAALDHYDGRDATSLLFSEVYLAAARDAELGASLADVLAATRSRIARWLAAHDAPTPEDTAAVLTAALDGVMLHRPLDAHLTSAHVAPVLRRALHPRTPPAGRTGERNGQT
- a CDS encoding FAD-dependent monooxygenase codes for the protein MKAVICGAGISGLALAGRLERHGWDVVVLEKAPGPRSQGYMIDFFGPGYDAADAMGVLPRIRELGYRVREAAYFDETGRRRAGLDYRRFADALGGRLLSIMRPDLETALREHLSPAVDLRHGTGPASVDAHPDGVHLTLTDGTALNADLLVGADGVHSTVRRLVFGEEDRYLRHLGFHTAAFLFTDPELRARVRDRFALTDTTGRQMGFYSLRDGRTAAFAVHRTDSTGTDALPDDPRAALRRAYGTLGWWAPRALDRCPPGDEVYYDQVAQIEMDRWTHGRVTLVGDACGAVSLLAGQGASLGIAGAYLLAEELGRTPSLADALARYERTWRPVVTERQRVARTAARWFLPESAWRLRVRRLLLHASSLPGADRVLSTALVGKPTPLPTPR
- a CDS encoding TerD family protein, whose protein sequence is MIKGANVGLEELSESVDAVVVHLGWSSESGEADADASVLLLDGNGKVRSDADFYFYNNPTAPDGSVQLLGKRPTDDGSEDRLSLDLTAMPDDVERIAIAASRYGEECFGDLSDLRLTVTDPSGEALLEFSIPDAGVERAFVFGEFYRRNGQWKFRAVAQGYASGLAGLAIDFGIDVDEAEETDDEPADGTHVPSAEPEVVDTGSVSARAPVESGAPVPPQRRPEPAPASVAAEEVEERPARRRPRTAKKKVTLPKVAKRSLAENDAWRQARLFPVSSLKNDREREMRATSVLLSVMTQVPEFGRRLTAGFGAPAGRMETFTEVSLPHGDTPKRPDGVIRVERAGRLWTALVETKTNGSPLKAEQVQDYVDVAARRGYEAVITLSNDVALDGGPLVDVKIDRRRKHRVTLWHLSWAEVTHQAQMLIRHEGVGNAAHAWLLQELLHYLQHDNSGCHGFQNMGPAWVPVRNGIDTETLCQGDQRAVEVVESWERLIRQVCLRLGGELGQRALPVQRVRRNSDAGARRAALADRLCADGRLEAEVRVEGAPGTLAIVADLRTGKLRTSMEIPPAESGYPLTWAKRLVRQLSDAPADLHVETLLEGRPNGPRGTLERLRPEPGDLLPQESDVRITGFKLSLFKGMGSSRGHAETGFIRSVYDSVDRFWSSVVVPLERRPGRRAAAGAREA